The genomic window atcccccccccccaccatATATAAGATATCATAAAAGTGTTTGGGGGATTCAGAAACTTTTAGGGGCTGAAGCCTCCTAAAAAGGAGTTAGGGGCACCACTGTTCTCAAGACAAGTAATACCCtaaattcttattatatttCACGTTTCAATTGTACCATTTGCTtatatgtacaagttacaacttgtataatatctcaacttgtacacaacgtacatatagattattaaaaaagtatgtttaattTGTGCACTTATtgcattcattattttcctttcatttcaTGTTGTTAACACAGGGTGGAAGAGCATTGAGACCCTCTGAGTTCATTGTTCCCTTATCCAAATGTGAACCCGTGTATCGTGAGGAAGAAGCAGCCCTTACAGCCTGGTTTGTAAAAACACCCATTGGTAAAAAGCGGTATAAACTACTCGAAGGAGATGACGAAGAAGGGACTGGAGGTGGCGCAAGTGGGGCGGGgaagaaggaaaagaagaaaaagaagaagaaatgaggaAGAAATGGATAatacaagatattattttttaactgtaattaatttttaccgTGTCAAATCTGATTTTcgaaaactttttgattttatgagtaaaaaaaacaacaaaatgaaaatgtattttatttctgcAAAACGTTATTCTTATTTCAAGTATGCTCTTATATTCAATATGGGATCATCTAATCCTTAAAATCTAATTGAAAGGTTAAAAACCACCATACTTTATGGActttgtttgaaaaggaataaccCCTCAATTTCTCAATTATTTGTATGTTATAGAAACATATTGGAAGCTGAAATAAGTAGAGTTtcattattcacaaaaaaggaTTTGGTTCCAGAATTTCTTGAGTGTGCGAGGTAAAATGGTGGACTTTTTGATAGCGACCAAATAGGctaaacttttgcaagaataaAAAGGAGTGCCACATTGAGGATTTATCACAgagttatttattgatatatattttctatttttctaaatgattGACTTTGGCTGCTACCATGCCCTACAACCCGGTCCTAAAGATGTCGCAGCAATTCTTGATGAAGGCCTCAGACATGGCCGCCCATTGCTACTCGACGGAGGCATCGAGGTCATCGAAATTTCGGTGAGGGATATTAAATGCTTTCTTTTAGAATATCTCTAAATGGCTTAATGGAGGGAAACCACTCTCTGGGGAGGAGGGTGGCGTATTTACCTATTATGATCAAAGTTGgtaatcctgtagagaaaaacgcgtccaaggagaaggggggggaaagacttatggtatcattgtttaaaatagcTGCCTggtttattatgatttttaagggtataacaaaagtatttatcagcaaaatgtttaattaagatatactccgtataattgacttagacgttttttatccgttacagtagatttgaaaacgtcccactccatgaaattgtaattcattataaagCCTATTCTCAGAATAATGACTAATGAAACGAGAaggtagagtatttcgaaatatatttgaagttccaagtttaaaaaagaagacttaaataaaatataatctactaaaaaataaacaatcatatatttatgttaaatataaaaaaattaaacaattggaatcatattactaataataacaataaattataaatacagaatattgaaataatagatttatccaaataatattttcttgttctaacatcagaattcagttaaatatgccataactttaggttacaaaacaaaagccagacgtggagtttaatcaaaaagatcatcacccctttttcctcatgtggaagttgctatatacaattgtgcacaggatagatatatctctaccgatgagatctaaataattattaataataatgtaaatatcaaaatcataaaattagacaataaatatactaataaaaaaatgttagaattaaattcATCTCTTCTTCCAATTTTAGTACGAACAGATTTAGAATCCTACATTCATTTATtggatatttatctaaaaaaagaaaatttaatccATGCagttttaaatccattttaaaacttaattacttatcttagatataaaaataagtcccctttataactgataagacaattcaggcaaccattcttgacttaatgtagttttctagcatgccatcgtaaagatttagagcaaaaacaaattatgtagTTATGTCCGGCGATATAACtacttattaagagcatcaaaaaagatatttcccccgttatttatgcttgtataacaacatactattatcatgaaagaTACacaattataatgctacactcAATGcaactactcccgttgttgtgaccaatTATGCAGTTGTTTTTTGCCTTTGACGAGTTTTCTGAACAcaatttcttggagcttatgaaccatagctaattcttaagtgataaaaaagtaatatttattaactatgtaaCATTGGAAAACTAATGATCATACaaaagtctttaagtgaagaaactagtgtcagagaAACTAGTTCGAACCATTCAAAGCTACTACACCCGTTGTTGTGACAATTTAAACCGTTGTTTTTGCCATTCAATGTGTCTTGTaccataattcttgatatttttagataaaatagaatcatattttatgattaaatttaaaaaaaaagaaaagaatacttactgttagatggtacaaaattcagttcaatttcgaaattagtaaatattttatactttttagtgATAACTTTGATcttaatttggtgtggatgactctaaacatgctgaaaattctcTCAACTTGACAATTTACAGTGGGGGTATTTCCATAAactttttgaacgtaggatgatggGCAATggcaataaacatctttgtgagatcagaatTAAAGTGTGACTTAATGTGTTCattattaacttgattttttagatgaatatccgtgctcttgatatgagatgaagataatgagtggtgtttaattctagacggggGACAAATggtacatttatatcgacaaatccgacaagtaTTCTGCTTCTCGTCTGGTAAGTATTTCCGAATTCCTGGACCTCTTTTTCCAGAAATCTAGACAGAAGGCaacgttattttattcaattctctatcgactatcagtatctaatattatattaatattgaatactaaaggcgggaattgattacgttcttgatagaggaagatgtttattatttgaatcggtgataccataagtatttattcccttctcctcgcacgcttttgtatccttaccaaaattatcaaccttaattATGATTTAACCAAGTCAACAATTTCTGGCCTCTCTTGATCCGATTGGCTTAGTtgctgttgaaagcagttgTCGATTTCGTCATCCATAACACACCCTCTGCAAATCCATCATATACCTCGTGAGAGTCCAATCACGGACATTGAGAGACTGAACATGCTGCCTCATCTACTTGCCCGTACTTCTGTATATTGCAGTGATCCCTATATACTGGTGTCTACCACTGCCAGGGAATCTCCCAAGGCTCTGACATGAAGCCATcatgcttttaatcttgtaaacaagatTCCAGGTGGACGTTATGCTAGTGCCCTACATGATATCTTCGACACTTGCTTGGGTGTGGAGTAAATCAGACTTTGTCTTGCTTTTTCCCCTCTATGcagacaaattttgatttttgatttttttttttttgtgtattaacGGAAATATTCTATAGTTTTAATAACGCAatctagtattttaaaatattcatcctaaagtaattaagatttatttaaagtcaagtccacgattttacaTCGCACATTGTATTTGAGCATTAATATCCTTTgaactttctatttttaagcAGACATTTATCGAAATTAAgtgttgaaatttttgaaatcctgtgataataaattattttgaatagttcaatgaattcaaatataaatgagtAAACAATAGAGggttttatgttatataatcaaactcttattatttccttaatcAAATTGAACAAAAGACACTATTTCAACTTAATTAAACCTTCAAGAACCAAATACGcttatgtaaatgaaattttcattacACAAAATTCAAATGAACTCATTTGGCGTTCCTTTGGAAGGGGAAGGTGGGCATGAAATGAGACAAAGAAgaaggaattaattaataaatcatcataaattatggaattgtatatatttaaaaacaaattaatttaaatgtaattattttttttatgtcagattatgtattttgtattttattcatgaataatCACGGCAATTTacttggaaattaaaaaaatatataatagtataatgCAAATTTGCGTGTCTACttgttattttatgtacaattatttGCATTTCTTTTGTGTTTCGTTAAACAtgcaaaaatcaaaaagaaaacgACAAAGCAAACTACTCCGGTAATAAGTCCTCTCCAATATCATCGTCTCCAAAGTCATCACCATCATTTTTTGCCATTCCCGTTTTAGGACGCGTAGGAAGAGGTCCTAGTGGATCATTATACCCACTCTCAACCGCATTGCCTGACTTGAAAGAGGATGTTACAAACTCCTCATCTAAAGACTCTTCTTCAAGATAACTGGCAGGGAATCGTCTCCTTCCGGAAAGGGATCTGGCCTCCTCACTCACAGCAGAGCTATTTCTTGAAGCTCTTCGAGAGGATGAAGATCCGCCACTGTTTCGACTCTTTTCAATCCTTTTCAACTTTTGTCCATAGTCTGAAGCCTCAGGAAGACCCATGTCACTGCACAATTTCACTAGGAACTTGAGACATTCCACATTTGAGGGAAATGTTTTGTGAATGGAGGAATAAGTTTCAAGAGCCTTGTGATAGTTGCCAGATCTCCGAAAGCAACTTGCAATCATCAGCTGCCATTTAACTTCATCTGGCTGCATGAGAGCGGCTCGTTCAAAGTAATCAATGGCCTTTTCACTGATTTGCATTTCTATATAGTATGAGCCAAGCCAGTCAATGACCTCAAGATTTGAGGGATAGTATCGGTAGGATTCATAGTGATACTGGTAGGCCTGTTGCTTATCACCTTCATTGTCAAATAAATGCCCCAACTTATGAAGGATAACTGGATCTGTGGGAACAAGTCCCAAGAGCTTGAGATACCATTCAATGGACTGATCAATATCTCCATTTAGTTCATAAATGTGAGCAATTTGATAGAGGATATGAGAGTAGTTTCTCACGATACTATGCAACTTGAAAAAACAGGCAAGAGCCTCTTCATAGGAACGAAGTTTTTTATGTGAGAGCCCCAAATTGTAGAGTGCCTCAATGCAGGAGGCATCATTCTCCAAGGCCACATTGTACAGCTCCTTTGCCTTCTCGTAATCTCCTTTTTGAAAACAGCAGTTCCCAAGATTAACGAACGCAGCAGCATTGTAGCTATCAGCCTCCCGACCAATCTCAGCATACATTTGTGACTCATCAATTTGACCCtgtaggaaataaataaagctGAGGTTCGTCGCAGCCGTGCTTGCCACTTTGGTTTCTTGTTTCTCAAACGCCTGAAGTGTTTCAACAGCCTGTCCAAACTCTTTTTGTTTTAAGTACATGACGGCCTTATTGATCTCAAGATCATTGGCTAGCTGGGAAATGGCGGATTTCTTAATAGAGTCCACACACCAGTTGTAGCCTTGTGTATAATTATCTTCAATCATCTAGAAAAGGATTgcgtcattaaaataatttcaaacaagAGTAGGGGatgataaattgtattttagcGTTTGTAGGTGTGTTTTCTTAGAAGTTGAATTGAACCTTTCAAAGGTttcatgtttgtttattatcaTTAGAGGTCATACCTAGTTCACCTATGcttcattaatttgaaaataattaaaataaagtgaaGTACAGGAGTAGGGTCAAATGAGTGTACAgcattgataatgaaaaaaatatatattaacttatcTTCCTCTTAAGATTCTTAACTTCCTTTATATACTTAAGTTAATTACTTCCATCAACTAAgcattaataatgacaacagttgtattgaaatatacagtcaaaaatgataacaattttagaaaattaaaaaaaaacattactcaGGTTGCCAATAGTAACAGAACTCACACGCTTAGAAAAaggcttataatttacaaccgATTTACAAAAGACTGTAATTCCTTTggactctcagtactagaaGTGATTACACCAGAAGAAATAAAGGTGAGTAACTCACAGGAGATATCAGTTTTGCTGCCGTGAGTATACAATACTCTGACTCTTGTTTCTTGGAGCGCTCAATACGTCTCAAATTATCGTTCTTAATAGCCTCTATTATTAGATTAGATAAGGGATCATCATTGATGGCTACatatttttctccttcctcATCCTCAATAACCACATCCAGTAATTGCTGAAAACTAAgaattgaaatgaataattattatttcaaatgatacACTCTTTACAACACAGAACCGTAGAGCCTTCAACTTTGTCAgattaaatgtaatatgtatacagggttggacagcaaaacgtggactattaattaatgttaattttctcagtaatataggaaggttaagtgattattttttgacattctggttcagccatcgTTTGTGCATCAAGaaactataaaaacatttattcatcTTGTCATTATAAGcgatagtgttgagactcggtccagcaccgaatttttttccggttcggtcttatgggattttttctagaccgatttggaccgatttttcggtccagaccgtggaccgatttttttcggtctcactttatggaccgattttttttggtcgCATATATTATGTGAGACcattctttttttgtagatcaactgtcattcatttttttgaaaaaaatctcaaaagtacactataagttctagaacaaatactgtatacatagaAGAGACggtgggatcaaaattaatccgccCTATCTcttgtttaaacttcgtataacgttcattgtacttgaaaaaacatatgatgtcttgttataaacaatttatctgtaaaatcggtctagaccattttttttgtgaccgaactagaccgaatttttccatTGGACCAATTTAGACCGTATTTTTATATGAGATCAGTCCAGACcgagttttttttgttggaccgaactaatttgatCTAGCAAAAAAAGTAACAGTCTCAGACAgctctaggatttccagaccgaaatccaacactaatgagCGATCAAGAAGCCAAAAGACAAGGCAGATTCCGGCATGGCTGCTCTTAGGGATCACTCATAAACAACATGGAtcttttatcatataattttgtgTCTCTTGGtccctatgacgtcatttataccATATTATTCATGTATACGTGGTTGAAGTTAACCCCCCTCCTTAACGAGGATAGCTGTGGGTTTAGGTATTACCCCTCCCCCAAAGTCTCCACGTGGTTTGTGAATATCCCCTTATATAGAGTGTAAACTAACGCATTCTTTGTTCGTTCCTTGTCTCCCATAGCGTAATAACAAAGGATGAGATGAAGCCCGGTTTTAGAGTCAGGTTGTTCTGACATGATCCATTCAAAACTACTGCAAGCATCAGAGTATTGTCCCATCTTGACAAAGAGTATGCCAATATTTTGCATGATTTTGATCCGCATGCTCTTATGAGTATTTGGTACTTGATCCAGGGCCATGCGATAAAATTTTATGGCCTGTAATAGAGTTGAGCATAAATGGAtggtttttaaacaaaagtaatcacaaaatgaaatgattaccTTCGCATACTGTcccaatttgaaataaatattcccCATATTAACTTTGAGGCGACCAGCGTTATTAAACATTCGATTCTTTGTAATGACCTGATAGGCGTTGAGCGCCTCGGTATACATTTCATTCAGAGCGTATTGATTTGCTAAATTAAAGAGAACGCTGAAAGTAAGATCCAGATTATGTGTGTCTTTTAGACTCGCTTGCTCCCGCAATCGAGCGAGACTTCGTTCTTTTGTTGACGACTCTTTAGCCCTCTCAAGAGCTAGCTTCTTTTCTCCACGACTGGATGCAAAGCAAGACTCCTCAATAAGAGAATTTATCCTCCCTTCTAAACTACGAATCTTTTCTTCGGGTGTTTCTTCCTTCTTGGTTTCCAAACCAGGAGAGGACACAACACGTCCAGAGGCGTTTAAAGGATCAAAAAGGGGTCTAGAACCCGAATTCTTGCCAGGATATCCTGCTCCACGTATCCCAGTCATGGGCCGATTTGCAGTTCCAGGAGGAAGATCTAAAGAAAttggtaagtaaaaaaaaaatatgtgccgagttgaaacaaaaacaattttaaacaaaaatcaagtgaatagaaaaaatatcaaataatatttatcatccTAACACATGTGCGTAAAACTCCCGGGCTTCGAACATATatgggttcttttttttttttttttttttaattcacctcataTTGAGTTAGTCCCCACCTTGAAATTGTagaaatttcatgacaatctgtttttAAGTTTGTGATTTATTGTGCTTAGAGTGACGCtaccgttcaagctaagcaatgacTAGAAAAGGTCATAAGGTCTGGTCTGGGGATAAggtc from Lepeophtheirus salmonis chromosome 1, UVic_Lsal_1.4, whole genome shotgun sequence includes these protein-coding regions:
- the nompB gene encoding intraflagellar transport protein 88 homolog, which encodes MMTNVHLAPSDDDDLYAGFGQEEVDPALQTDELEYDEVFQAALKTSVRPPGTSSGNRRMTGRLGTGAGMRTALRTSNLPPGTANRPMTGIRGAGYPGKNSGSRPLFDPLNASGRVVSSPGLETKKEETPEEKIRSLEGRINSLIEESCFASSRGEKKLALERAKESSTKERSLARLREQASLKDTHNLDLTFSVLFNLANQYALNEMYTEALNAYQVITKNRMFNNAGRLKVNMGNIYFKLGQYAKAIKFYRMALDQVPNTHKSMRIKIMQNIGILFVKMGQYSDACSSFEWIMSEQPDSKTGLHLILCYYAMGDKERTKNAFQQLLDVVIEDEEGEKYVAINDDPLSNLIIEAIKNDNLRRIERSKKQESEYCILTAAKLISPMIEDNYTQGYNWCVDSIKKSAISQLANDLEINKAVMYLKQKEFGQAVETLQAFEKQETKVASTAATNLSFIYFLQGQIDESQMYAEIGREADSYNAAAFVNLGNCCFQKGDYEKAKELYNVALENDASCIEALYNLGLSHKKLRSYEEALACFFKLHSIVRNYSHILYQIAHIYELNGDIDQSIEWYLKLLGLVPTDPVILHKLGHLFDNEGDKQQAYQYHYESYRYYPSNLEVIDWLGSYYIEMQISEKAIDYFERAALMQPDEVKWQLMIASCFRRSGNYHKALETYSSIHKTFPSNVECLKFLVKLCSDMGLPEASDYGQKLKRIEKSRNSGGSSSSRRASRNSSAVSEEARSLSGRRRFPASYLEEESLDEEFVTSSFKSGNAVESGYNDPLGPLPTRPKTGMAKNDGDDFGDDDIGEDLLPE